One Littorina saxatilis isolate snail1 linkage group LG12, US_GU_Lsax_2.0, whole genome shotgun sequence genomic region harbors:
- the LOC138982646 gene encoding uncharacterized protein: MSKRPTKRPGRPSKQPPKRFRDEEAEGEDEMGVKESLTQLLAEQKALRKEIAEIRAAKTPAPEASPAGSTTATGGKSNSGMAGHSGHSGEQSNTSGTQAWATGNQKMLPIDLHVPKTIKEKIWSGVAVRFAILLPADPKEMLEEDSDEDDEDKKKKKKKKEKKLLTFTEWVKAWNIYITILQDRAKEVHRGLGAHFARVCTLHELQGNWRDYDYRYRLAIAAGERAWGDSDADLFATTRLEPATQTHDGGKKKPQGGAGGKTGSGNPAKVGGFCFQFNEQGSCSRPNCGFKHFCSQCGGQHAIRKCSAKGHPFRAGRGGKEAGEGKK, translated from the coding sequence ATGTCGAAGCGTCCAACCAAGCGACCGGGGCGTCCCTCAAAGCAGCCCCCGAAGAGGTTTCGAGACGAGGAGGCTGAAGGAGAGGACGAAATGGGCGTGAAGGAGTCGCTAACCCAGCTCCTTGCTGAACAGAAGGCCCTGAGGAAGGAGATTGCGGAGATTCGGGCCGCCAAGACGCCGGCGCCTGAGGCATCGCCCGCAGGATCGACCACCGCTACGGGTGGAAAATCCAACTCAGGCATGGCTGGGCACTCTGGACACTCCGGTGAGCAATCTAACACTAGCGGTACACAGGCGTGGGCAACCGGCAACCAGAAAATGTTGCCCATTGACCTACACGTGCCAAAGACAATAAAGGAAAAGATCTGGAGCGGTGTGGCGGTTAGGTTCGCAATACTCCTGCCCGCGGACCCGAAGGAAATGCTGGAGGAGGACTCGGATGAGGACGAtgaagacaaaaagaagaagaagaagaagaaagaaaagaaactgtTAACCTTCACAGAGTGGGTGAAGGCCTGGAACATTTATATCACTATACTACAGGACAGAGCGAAAGAGGTACACAGGGGCCTGGGTGCCCACTTTGCTCGGGTGTGTACCCTGCATGAGCTGCAGGGCAATTGGCGGGACTATGACTACCGCTACCGGCTCGCAATTGCTGCAGGAGAAAGGGCATGGGGGGACAGCGACGCGGACCTGTTCGCCACCACCCGCTTAGAGCCTGCCACCCAGACCCATGACGGGGGAAAGAAGAAGCCGCAGGGTGGCGCAGGGGGGAAGACTGGAAGTGGAAACCCAGCCAAAGTGGGGGGCTTCTGCTTCCAGTTCAATGAACAGGGATCTTGCAGCCGCCCCAATTGTGGCTTCAAGCACTTTTGCTCGCAGTGTGGGGGGCAACACGCAATCCGAAAATGCAGCGCCAAAGGGCACCCCTTTCGAGCGGGACGGGGGGGAAAAGAAGCAGGAGAAGGAAAGAAATGA